In the Corynebacterium kroppenstedtii genome, one interval contains:
- a CDS encoding low molecular weight phosphatase family protein has product MKIVFVCTGNQCRSPVAEYVARSFANELTTQAKTHGQQPADSSSPELEFASAGTHAHRGTPMDPRASRFLASEGINADGFSSTRLNRAALAGADIVVGMEAAHVEHALRIAPVLLKKAATLRQLAAWSTIDSVHFPDDIAHLRATRAGKEILDPYGLDIPDPVAENDDDFMRISREVRDNVKALVKAIIYGQDV; this is encoded by the coding sequence ATGAAGATCGTCTTCGTCTGCACCGGCAACCAATGCCGGTCACCCGTGGCCGAATATGTCGCGCGTTCGTTTGCCAATGAACTCACCACCCAGGCGAAGACACACGGCCAACAACCGGCTGATTCGTCCTCGCCAGAACTCGAATTCGCCAGCGCAGGAACACACGCTCACCGAGGCACACCCATGGATCCCCGGGCGTCACGCTTCTTAGCTTCAGAGGGCATCAACGCCGACGGCTTTTCCTCAACACGCCTCAACAGGGCAGCCCTCGCAGGTGCGGACATCGTCGTCGGTATGGAGGCCGCCCACGTCGAACACGCACTCCGCATCGCACCCGTCCTCCTCAAGAAAGCAGCCACGCTAAGGCAACTCGCAGCCTGGTCAACGATCGATTCAGTCCACTTCCCGGACGACATCGCGCACCTCCGCGCTACCCGTGCGGGCAAAGAAATACTCGACCCTTACGGCCTCGACATCCCAGACCCAGTGGCAGAGAATGACGACGACTTCATGCGCATCAGTCGCGAAGTCCGGGACAATGTTAAAGCACTGGTCAAGGCCATTATTTATGGCCAGGATGTCTAG
- a CDS encoding polysaccharide biosynthesis tyrosine autokinase has product MTYPQYSDHVDAYPHPAGVAMPSEEDRTQIVRRMWAVIRRNAWILVLFIVLGVAGAWGVSMLMPTKYTSTASVFVSVDSDGSISDAYQSTQFAEQRMQSYAQLVSGDVLAEQVIQDLNLDMTPRDLTKELEATVVQDTVVMEISATDTDAAQAQKIASDAVKVLSSQAEKLEARNGNGANGNSRSSTSSNQQSATAPRISLINSPEKATQPSSPKMAMNLILGGVLGFLVACMLIAVRFFLDRSVRSSEELERRTGLPKLGSVPVIPEAQRTRVLDFNDDRVRPAEAFRELRVNLRFVNVDNPPRVISVTSARIGDGKSMTSLNLAGALAADGDTVCLVDADMRRSKMTTYFGGAIHGSVGLSTALAGDADVADVLQETEITGLDVLAAGVTPPNPGELLGSHAFRHILDELRERYDWVIVDTPPILPVTDGALVATTVDAVIVAVRYGKRNYDDVTRTLASLRAVHAPIIGTVLTVVPQKSDEGRYVGSYSRYESGSDHKAVASAPASSTVSVDDKDKSEQDTIEQSTVEQDTVEQDESEQEKLDQNEADLSKSEDDTEAAKEDDGKDD; this is encoded by the coding sequence ATGACTTACCCGCAGTACAGTGACCATGTCGATGCCTACCCACACCCCGCGGGTGTCGCTATGCCGTCTGAAGAGGATCGGACTCAGATTGTCCGACGAATGTGGGCAGTAATCCGGCGTAACGCATGGATCCTTGTCCTGTTTATCGTTTTGGGTGTCGCTGGCGCATGGGGTGTCTCCATGTTGATGCCGACGAAATACACGTCGACAGCGTCGGTTTTCGTCTCAGTGGATAGCGACGGATCCATATCTGACGCTTACCAAAGCACCCAGTTCGCTGAACAAAGGATGCAGTCCTATGCGCAGCTAGTCAGCGGAGACGTTCTGGCCGAGCAGGTTATCCAAGACCTCAACTTAGATATGACGCCCCGGGACCTCACCAAGGAACTTGAGGCCACCGTCGTTCAAGACACCGTCGTGATGGAAATCTCCGCCACGGACACCGACGCTGCTCAGGCCCAAAAAATAGCCTCGGATGCCGTGAAAGTCCTCTCCAGCCAGGCAGAAAAACTGGAAGCACGTAACGGCAACGGCGCCAACGGCAACTCGAGATCGAGCACGTCTTCGAACCAGCAGTCCGCGACGGCTCCCAGGATTTCTCTGATCAACAGCCCCGAAAAAGCGACACAGCCGTCGTCGCCAAAAATGGCGATGAACCTGATTCTCGGCGGTGTACTCGGGTTCCTGGTGGCGTGCATGCTTATCGCCGTGCGGTTCTTCCTGGATCGCTCGGTCCGCTCCAGTGAGGAACTAGAGCGGCGCACAGGTCTACCTAAGCTCGGAAGCGTGCCGGTAATACCTGAAGCTCAGCGCACGAGGGTCCTGGACTTTAACGACGATCGCGTCCGGCCGGCCGAGGCATTCCGTGAACTACGCGTTAATCTCCGGTTCGTCAACGTGGATAACCCCCCGCGCGTTATTTCTGTGACGAGTGCACGGATCGGCGATGGCAAGTCCATGACCAGCCTAAACCTGGCTGGGGCCCTGGCTGCCGACGGTGACACCGTGTGCCTAGTTGATGCGGACATGCGGCGATCGAAGATGACAACCTACTTCGGTGGCGCCATCCACGGCTCCGTGGGCCTCTCGACAGCGCTGGCTGGTGACGCCGACGTGGCCGATGTTCTGCAGGAAACCGAGATAACTGGACTGGACGTCCTTGCTGCAGGTGTGACACCCCCGAACCCTGGTGAACTCCTGGGCAGCCACGCGTTCCGCCACATACTCGACGAACTACGAGAGCGCTACGACTGGGTGATCGTGGACACGCCACCGATCCTGCCCGTTACTGACGGTGCGTTGGTTGCTACCACCGTCGATGCCGTTATTGTCGCTGTTCGGTACGGGAAACGTAACTACGATGACGTCACCCGCACGCTTGCCTCGTTGCGGGCGGTGCACGCGCCGATCATCGGGACCGTTCTTACGGTCGTGCCACAAAAGTCGGACGAAGGGCGGTACGTGGGGTCCTACTCCAGGTATGAGTCGGGAAGCGACCATAAGGCTGTGGCTTCGGCCCCTGCATCGTCGACGGTCAGCGTCGATGATAAAGACAAGTCTGAACAGGACACGATCGAACAGAGCACGGTCGAACAGGACACGGTTGAACAGGACGAATCCGAGCAGGAGAAGCTCGATCAGAATGAGGCCGATCTGAGCAAGTCTGAGGACGACACTGAAGCAGCTAAAGAGGACGACGGGAAGGACGACTGA
- a CDS encoding glycosyltransferase family 4 protein, which translates to MKILHVTECFAGGVATAITMYASLVPEHEHMVLYTARRANSPAEPDPELFRQSWRLPDQHRAAIDTVRRVRDEVAPDVIHAHSSFAGAYVRLARLRGNRRRTPTVYTPHGVAFARKDISALHRAVFYSAEWALSWGTSVFAPCGQWEGDVLRRLNRRIPQVVIPNATMPTGVTWNPTGAPTVAISGRVTPQRSPELFAAIARRVHRERPDVEFQWLGGGDGDLTASLEHAGVHVTGWLDKNDLYSRLAGVNVGLHTALWDGYPMAVLEMNDIGVPVLVQNIPALRECPAEARFDGVDDAARKVIRAIDEPESLRNAWEKVQDNHSVATLTHALHECYSKAGENKGRITIGFQVNKTY; encoded by the coding sequence ATGAAAATACTCCACGTCACAGAGTGCTTTGCCGGAGGCGTCGCCACGGCCATCACCATGTACGCGTCACTCGTGCCCGAACATGAGCATATGGTGCTCTACACCGCCCGGCGCGCGAATTCTCCAGCTGAACCCGACCCCGAACTATTTAGACAGTCGTGGCGACTTCCGGACCAGCACCGGGCAGCCATCGATACTGTCCGACGCGTGCGTGACGAAGTTGCACCGGATGTGATCCACGCACATTCCAGCTTCGCTGGCGCATACGTACGCCTCGCTCGCTTGCGCGGAAACAGGCGCCGCACGCCCACGGTGTACACACCCCACGGTGTGGCCTTCGCGCGGAAAGACATCTCGGCGCTACACCGCGCGGTGTTTTATTCCGCCGAATGGGCATTGTCGTGGGGAACCTCCGTCTTCGCGCCATGTGGCCAGTGGGAAGGGGACGTTCTCCGGCGGCTCAATCGTCGAATACCGCAGGTCGTGATACCCAATGCCACGATGCCGACCGGGGTGACATGGAATCCCACCGGGGCTCCCACGGTGGCGATCTCCGGGCGCGTCACACCCCAGCGCAGCCCCGAACTCTTCGCCGCCATTGCGCGCCGGGTGCATCGGGAGCGGCCCGACGTCGAATTTCAGTGGCTTGGCGGTGGGGATGGTGACCTCACCGCGTCGCTGGAGCATGCCGGGGTTCATGTCACGGGCTGGCTTGATAAAAATGATCTATATTCGCGCTTGGCGGGCGTTAACGTTGGTCTTCATACAGCTTTGTGGGACGGATACCCCATGGCCGTGCTTGAGATGAACGACATTGGCGTGCCTGTCCTGGTTCAAAACATCCCAGCTCTTCGGGAGTGCCCGGCTGAAGCGCGTTTCGATGGGGTTGACGACGCCGCCCGAAAGGTTATCAGGGCGATCGATGAGCCCGAGTCGCTTCGGAACGCATGGGAAAAGGTCCAGGACAATCACAGCGTGGCGACTCTCACGCACGCGCTCCATGAGTGCTATTCGAAAGCGGGGGAAAATAAGGGTAGAATTACCATCGGTTTTCAGGTAAATAAAACTTATTAA
- the rfbA gene encoding glucose-1-phosphate thymidylyltransferase RfbA, producing the protein MKGIILAGGTGTRLHPITLGTSKQLTPVYDKPMIYYPLSTLILAGITDVLVITTPHDATAFHRLLGDGSAFGISISYAVQPSPAGIAQAFVLGEEHIGNEPVCLILGDNIFYGPGMGTQLRRHTAPDGGVIFAYWVKDPTAYGVVEFEHQGNAPHQHTAVSQFRALGIEEKPTHPKSHYAVPGLYFYDNDVVDMAKDLAPSARGELEISDINQRYLDAGRLTVEVLPRGTAWLDTGTHDSLLDAGNFVRTIESRQGLKIGSPEEVSWRMGHLTDDQLRQRGEALVKSGYGSYLLDLLRR; encoded by the coding sequence GTGAAGGGCATCATTTTGGCGGGCGGGACCGGAACCCGCTTACATCCAATTACGTTGGGCACGAGCAAGCAGCTCACCCCCGTCTACGACAAACCCATGATCTATTACCCGCTGTCCACCCTGATCCTGGCGGGTATCACCGACGTCCTCGTCATCACCACCCCTCACGACGCCACCGCATTTCACCGGCTCTTGGGCGATGGATCCGCATTCGGCATTTCGATTTCCTATGCGGTACAACCCTCACCAGCAGGAATTGCCCAAGCGTTCGTTCTCGGAGAAGAACACATCGGTAACGAGCCCGTCTGCCTCATTCTTGGGGACAATATTTTTTATGGGCCAGGTATGGGCACCCAGCTCCGGCGACACACCGCGCCCGACGGGGGCGTTATCTTCGCCTACTGGGTAAAAGATCCCACTGCGTACGGCGTCGTCGAATTTGAACATCAAGGTAACGCGCCCCATCAGCACACTGCTGTCTCGCAATTCCGCGCCCTGGGGATCGAGGAAAAACCGACGCATCCGAAATCCCATTACGCCGTCCCCGGCCTCTACTTCTATGACAATGACGTTGTCGACATGGCCAAGGACCTTGCTCCGTCGGCCCGGGGGGAGCTGGAAATCAGCGACATCAACCAGCGATACCTGGATGCGGGGCGGCTTACCGTCGAGGTTCTTCCTCGGGGAACGGCGTGGTTGGACACGGGCACGCACGATTCACTCCTGGATGCCGGGAACTTTGTGCGCACCATCGAATCCCGACAGGGCCTGAAGATTGGCAGCCCGGAAGAAGTGTCGTGGCGGATGGGTCACCTGACCGATGATCAACTCCGCCAGCGGGGCGAAGCGCTGGTTAAATCCGGATACGGTTCTTACCTGCTGGATCTACTCCGCAGGTAA
- a CDS encoding sugar transferase, with the protein MSLLHITGLRLAELPNRKGGRHTEEQLANSGLHRAGHQDIPATRTDAPIETTTPPERTSIRCAHASRIRTFILVSEAIAIVSLIVAADYLPITARSARTFTLGSYTGTAPMFVPGTILFALWVMVMRIMRTTDSAILGQGALEYSRIARATTFAFGLFAIVCELTQYTSGFRFLVFTYPVGLVMLLLIRYGWRRFYCWQLDNKKLSQRAIFIGDPHSISEVYGTLRRQLDNRFDIVGFCSTQADAHSEEQLAELKRRFPKAEIHDNWHQIDVMVSLLQADSVIVTVSNQIGMDDMRELMWRLDGLNVELLVAPAVANVTGRRVQMLPIAGVPLLKLERPQHAHTHCVSKIVFDRVVAALLLLMASPLLLVCAVAIKLDDGGPVFYTAERMGKKNKPFGMIKFRSMVQNADQMVAQLKDQSDGNDVLFKMKNDPRVTRVGSFLRRYSIDELPQLFNVLKGDMSLVGPRPPLRREVEQYTGLVGNRMLVLPGMTGLWQVSGRSNLSWEESVSLDLNYVENWSFMADLMILWKTGRAVLTSDGAY; encoded by the coding sequence ATGAGCCTATTACACATCACTGGCCTTCGTCTGGCGGAACTACCTAACCGCAAGGGAGGACGCCACACTGAAGAGCAGCTCGCTAACTCTGGGCTGCATAGAGCGGGCCACCAAGACATTCCCGCGACCAGAACCGATGCTCCCATCGAGACCACTACTCCCCCCGAGCGGACATCGATTCGTTGTGCCCATGCATCACGAATCCGGACTTTTATCCTAGTCAGCGAGGCAATCGCTATCGTGTCACTAATCGTGGCTGCCGATTATCTGCCTATCACAGCTCGTAGTGCACGCACGTTCACCCTCGGGTCATATACGGGAACAGCCCCGATGTTCGTCCCTGGAACTATCCTTTTCGCGCTGTGGGTTATGGTCATGCGCATTATGCGCACGACAGATTCAGCGATTCTGGGGCAAGGTGCGTTGGAGTATTCCCGGATTGCACGGGCTACAACGTTCGCATTCGGACTATTTGCCATCGTCTGCGAGTTGACCCAATACACGTCTGGATTCCGGTTCCTCGTATTCACCTACCCTGTCGGCCTAGTGATGCTACTGCTCATCCGGTACGGGTGGCGTCGGTTCTACTGCTGGCAGCTGGACAACAAGAAGCTCAGCCAGCGAGCCATTTTTATCGGCGACCCCCATTCCATCTCCGAGGTGTACGGCACGCTCCGTCGGCAATTGGACAATCGGTTCGACATCGTCGGTTTCTGTAGCACGCAGGCGGATGCGCACAGCGAGGAACAGCTCGCGGAGCTCAAGCGCCGTTTTCCTAAGGCGGAAATTCACGATAACTGGCATCAGATTGATGTCATGGTGTCATTGCTTCAGGCTGATTCCGTGATCGTCACCGTCAGTAACCAAATTGGCATGGACGATATGCGCGAACTCATGTGGCGGCTGGATGGCCTTAATGTTGAGCTGCTGGTCGCCCCGGCGGTTGCCAATGTCACGGGCCGACGGGTCCAGATGCTGCCTATCGCCGGGGTGCCACTTCTAAAACTGGAACGCCCTCAGCATGCACACACACACTGCGTGTCAAAAATCGTGTTTGATCGCGTGGTAGCTGCCCTTCTGCTGCTGATGGCTTCTCCCCTGCTGCTGGTCTGTGCGGTTGCTATCAAGCTCGACGACGGCGGTCCGGTTTTCTACACCGCGGAGAGGATGGGCAAGAAGAACAAGCCGTTCGGGATGATCAAGTTCCGCTCGATGGTGCAGAACGCGGATCAAATGGTGGCCCAGCTGAAGGACCAGAGCGACGGCAACGACGTGCTGTTCAAGATGAAAAATGATCCGCGAGTGACGCGGGTGGGTTCGTTCTTACGTCGCTACAGTATCGACGAACTGCCGCAGCTATTTAACGTGCTGAAAGGCGACATGAGCCTGGTGGGGCCACGTCCCCCGCTGCGTCGCGAGGTCGAGCAGTACACCGGGCTGGTGGGCAACCGGATGCTGGTCCTCCCCGGAATGACTGGCCTGTGGCAAGTATCGGGGCGGTCCAACCTCTCGTGGGAAGAGTCAGTGTCGCTGGACCTCAACTACGTTGAGAACTGGAGCTTCATGGCGGACCTCATGATCCTATGGAAGACGGGACGGGCCGTGCTCACCTCCGACGGGGCGTACTGA
- a CDS encoding VOC family protein, whose protein sequence is MPAFFASEGMPFWNELRTYDLERSSDFYRGLFGWEIDSADSSGYYYARKQGMPIAGIIPVSSDTGSAAQHQPNRWMLSFLTDDVRAVADRSREHGGTAGEPVDGPRGPMVAATDIVGAQLGFIHSVSEPFIAGGEPGTPVWHELAAILPDGVSIDDVATYYTQVARWNTMRHGEGAHTVITAVSEGGAYAGVWFPGEQGAAELNASGSRWATYFGVENIVDAAEYAQAHGGDIIVQPQNTEFGQIAILADPTGAALTVCEAPENVEEPHEGDNIFG, encoded by the coding sequence ATGCCCGCCTTTTTCGCTAGTGAAGGCATGCCCTTCTGGAACGAACTGCGCACCTATGACCTCGAGCGCTCCTCGGACTTTTACCGAGGCTTGTTCGGTTGGGAGATTGATAGCGCGGACAGCAGCGGCTACTACTACGCACGCAAGCAGGGAATGCCCATCGCGGGCATCATCCCGGTGTCATCAGACACAGGTAGCGCTGCCCAGCATCAACCGAACCGATGGATGCTTTCTTTTCTTACCGACGACGTTCGCGCGGTAGCCGATCGATCTCGCGAACACGGTGGAACCGCCGGTGAGCCCGTCGACGGGCCGCGGGGGCCGATGGTGGCCGCGACGGATATCGTCGGCGCACAATTAGGGTTCATCCATTCGGTGTCGGAGCCTTTCATTGCTGGCGGGGAGCCGGGCACGCCTGTGTGGCATGAGCTCGCGGCCATTCTCCCCGACGGGGTGAGTATCGATGACGTCGCGACGTATTACACGCAGGTGGCGCGGTGGAACACTATGCGCCACGGGGAGGGAGCCCACACGGTCATCACTGCTGTGAGCGAAGGAGGAGCATACGCGGGGGTGTGGTTCCCCGGGGAGCAAGGAGCAGCCGAGTTGAACGCGTCGGGGTCCCGGTGGGCGACGTATTTCGGGGTCGAGAACATTGTCGACGCCGCCGAGTACGCGCAGGCACACGGTGGGGACATCATCGTCCAGCCGCAAAACACCGAGTTCGGTCAGATCGCGATCCTGGCGGACCCCACTGGCGCTGCGCTGACGGTATGCGAGGCTCCGGAGAATGTGGAGGAACCCCATGAAGGGGACAACATTTTCGGCTGA
- a CDS encoding RNA-binding S4 domain-containing protein: MSSFPVTAIRDSSIKLGQFIKLASLVETGGEAKEVISGGRVEVNGQVETHRGHTLHHGDVVTIGSLGAEVGGPDDEDDYFDEATADDDFDPEKWRNM, translated from the coding sequence ATGAGTTCTTTTCCGGTGACGGCTATTCGCGATTCGTCAATTAAGCTCGGTCAATTCATTAAACTGGCTAGCCTCGTTGAAACCGGTGGTGAGGCAAAGGAAGTGATTTCCGGGGGGCGCGTCGAGGTCAACGGCCAGGTTGAAACCCACAGGGGGCACACGCTCCACCACGGTGACGTCGTCACTATTGGTTCTTTAGGAGCAGAAGTGGGCGGTCCCGATGACGAGGATGATTACTTCGATGAAGCCACCGCCGACGACGATTTCGACCCGGAAAAGTGGAGGAACATGTAA
- a CDS encoding MarR family winged helix-turn-helix transcriptional regulator, translating into MTNCDNVKYQDGASFLLATLGRRAERAWNAFLAKRSVTTAQFAAIAALSEGEKTQAQVAMVTAVDPRNMAVTIKGLIEKNWVQVRPNPEDARSRLVSLTPVGEEWWSALQPELRRERENFFQALTDDDFVILERLLRKLEASHAVPSVGAVRRSVYQPTKD; encoded by the coding sequence ATGACTAATTGCGATAATGTCAAGTATCAGGACGGTGCTAGTTTCCTTTTGGCAACGCTTGGACGTCGTGCCGAGCGGGCTTGGAACGCTTTTCTCGCGAAGCGTAGTGTCACCACCGCACAGTTCGCAGCTATAGCTGCCTTAAGCGAAGGAGAAAAGACTCAGGCTCAGGTGGCAATGGTTACCGCAGTTGATCCCCGCAATATGGCGGTGACTATCAAGGGTCTGATTGAGAAGAACTGGGTTCAGGTGCGTCCAAATCCGGAGGATGCGAGGTCTAGGCTTGTAAGCTTAACTCCGGTAGGGGAAGAATGGTGGAGTGCTCTACAGCCTGAGCTCCGTCGAGAGCGAGAGAATTTTTTTCAAGCACTAACTGACGATGACTTCGTGATCTTGGAGAGGCTACTTAGAAAACTCGAAGCGTCTCATGCGGTTCCTTCTGTCGGTGCTGTTCGGCGATCTGTTTATCAACCCACAAAAGATTAG
- a CDS encoding VOC family protein: MHQSNITPPAGRNTVNPFAIVPDADNFIHFVEVVFGGQELSHVRTPDRDGSIIHAGVNIGNSTIMLFERKPEWPFTSSLLQVYVKNPATCLNKAIEHDAHIVTPISDFYGGYKIARILDPWHNLWWLYEPTEQPLPQDKRHSDTDWHHRKPSVVYTSLINTMRNLTPPR, encoded by the coding sequence ATGCATCAATCGAACATCACGCCACCAGCCGGACGCAACACAGTTAACCCCTTCGCCATCGTCCCCGATGCTGATAATTTTATACATTTCGTAGAAGTGGTGTTCGGAGGTCAGGAATTATCACACGTTCGTACTCCTGATCGAGATGGGTCAATCATCCATGCAGGAGTGAATATAGGAAACTCCACCATCATGCTATTCGAACGTAAACCCGAATGGCCATTCACATCCTCCCTCTTACAAGTCTATGTGAAAAACCCCGCTACATGCCTCAACAAAGCCATCGAACACGATGCGCACATCGTAACCCCAATATCTGATTTCTATGGTGGATATAAAATCGCACGAATTCTCGATCCTTGGCACAATCTATGGTGGCTATATGAACCGACAGAACAACCCCTTCCGCAGGATAAGCGCCACAGTGATACCGACTGGCACCATCGTAAGCCAAGCGTTGTATACACCTCACTTATCAACACAATGCGCAACCTAACACCCCCTCGTTGA
- a CDS encoding helix-turn-helix transcriptional regulator, producing MENRIKELRDERGLSQQRVAEALGVSRQTVISIEKGRYDPSLPLAFQLAEFFSCRIEDIFTPERS from the coding sequence GTGGAAAACCGAATTAAAGAACTGCGTGACGAACGCGGTTTATCGCAGCAGAGGGTAGCTGAGGCTCTGGGAGTCTCGCGGCAGACGGTTATCAGCATCGAAAAAGGCCGCTACGATCCTTCCTTGCCTCTAGCTTTTCAACTGGCCGAATTTTTCTCCTGCCGAATTGAAGACATCTTCACGCCAGAAAGAAGCTAG
- a CDS encoding RNA-binding S4 domain-containing protein → MGQFIKLASLVEPRGQAKDVFSAGRVEVNRQVETHRGTCLWHHDVDLVHPWCVRVLKEERLRATNAAKPQINANYYHAFSQEK, encoded by the coding sequence ATTGGTCAATTTATCAAGTTAGCCAGCCTCGTTGAACCCCGCGGTCAGGCAAAGGACGTCTTTTCCGCAGGGCGCGTCGAGGTTAATCGTCAGGTTGAAACTCATAGGGGCACATGCTTGTGGCATCATGACGTTGACCTCGTCCATCCCTGGTGCGTGCGTGTTTTAAAAGAGGAAAGACTTCGGGCGACAAACGCAGCCAAACCCCAAATTAATGCTAACTACTACCACGCATTTTCTCAGGAGAAGTAA
- a CDS encoding SdpI family protein yields the protein MPVVAALIASVGLVIVSVLCLTLPGNAASGKVPRNSAIGIRTTETKKSDEGWNVGHRAAARILKRTGIVALILTAALLFSSFFRGEMSVVAVTCGVLGYVVVIGGLCWAAVVANNAAKEINHQKQTDGV from the coding sequence ATGCCAGTGGTGGCAGCTTTGATCGCGTCGGTTGGTCTTGTGATCGTGAGCGTTTTGTGTTTGACCCTCCCCGGAAACGCGGCCTCGGGAAAGGTTCCGAGAAACTCGGCGATCGGTATCAGAACGACAGAAACGAAAAAATCTGACGAAGGTTGGAATGTCGGGCACCGCGCAGCAGCACGGATTCTCAAAAGAACAGGAATCGTCGCACTAATTCTTACAGCAGCACTTCTCTTTTCCTCTTTCTTCAGAGGTGAAATGAGCGTCGTGGCCGTTACTTGCGGAGTGCTTGGTTATGTTGTGGTCATTGGTGGGTTGTGCTGGGCTGCTGTGGTTGCCAACAATGCGGCCAAGGAGATCAATCACCAGAAGCAGACGGACGGGGTATAA
- a CDS encoding malonic semialdehyde reductase, with translation MSITAPFIINDEALNVLFRDAHTTSAFEDTSIDPEVIKSVRDLVKWGPTSMNSQPLRIIEVPKDKRSRLVPHMMGSNQAKTEKAPLAFIMAADTNFHNNLPQQFPAGGNGPRDMYENNKEARTAVALQSANLQAAYFILGLRAVGLGVGPMGGFDADAVTQEFLRDGEQAIMVIIAGVPADTDSHHPRGPRMDDADVFRIAD, from the coding sequence ATGTCAATTACAGCACCATTCATTATTAACGACGAAGCCCTCAACGTCCTCTTCCGCGACGCCCACACCACCAGCGCATTCGAGGACACCAGCATCGACCCCGAGGTCATCAAATCCGTACGCGACCTCGTCAAATGGGGCCCGACTTCCATGAACAGCCAACCACTGCGCATCATCGAGGTCCCCAAGGACAAGCGCTCCCGCCTCGTCCCCCACATGATGGGCAGCAACCAAGCCAAGACCGAAAAGGCGCCCCTCGCGTTCATCATGGCTGCAGACACGAACTTCCATAACAATCTGCCACAGCAGTTCCCCGCCGGTGGCAACGGCCCCCGCGACATGTATGAAAACAACAAAGAAGCACGCACCGCCGTCGCTCTTCAGTCCGCAAACTTGCAGGCGGCTTACTTCATCTTGGGCCTCCGCGCTGTCGGACTAGGCGTCGGCCCGATGGGCGGTTTTGATGCCGATGCCGTCACACAAGAATTTCTTCGCGACGGCGAACAAGCCATCATGGTCATCATCGCCGGAGTCCCGGCAGACACCGACTCGCACCACCCGCGCGGACCACGGATGGACGACGCTGACGTCTTCCGCATCGCCGACTAA